The Amblyomma americanum isolate KBUSLIRL-KWMA chromosome 6, ASM5285725v1, whole genome shotgun sequence genome has a window encoding:
- the LOC144094551 gene encoding salivary anticoagulant protein P23-like, with product MAWLSPVVLLLCAANAFCYLPQDSNSFLDVVLSDRLPAEIRRGNLKPAPIPNFVISVKKTFVTNRDFWAEFSSGLVYGLSSVHRRGNCGAPVFEGVNSTLSCHVALDGVRVSYLVRAKGHKILGSTTYNVDGILENTNFFVQVTSARSHPAILKTISLQSLGLRISESKKLGLNKERQKKYYEAIRSNVQSQLTALLNGSFRDAFNRAISTMTLPFF from the exons ATGGCCTGGCTGTCTCCTGTTGTCCTCCTCTTGTGTGCCGCAA ACGCCTTCTGCTATCTTCCGCAAGATTCGAACAGCTTCTTGGACGTGGTCCTGAGCGACCGCCTGCCCGCCGAGATTCGCAGAGGGAACCTGAAACCGGCACCGATACCGAATTTCGTCATCTCGGTCAAGAAGACGTTCGTGACAAACCGAGACTTCTGGGCCGAGTTCTCGTCGGGCCTGGTCTACGGCCTCTCGAGCGTTCACCGCCGCGGCAACTGCGGCGCCCCCGTTTTCGAGGGCGTCAACAGCACGCTGAGCTGCCACGTGGCCCTCGACGGAGTGCGCGTTTCCTACCTGGTCAGAGCCAAAGGCCACAAGATCCTTGGCTCGACCACATACAACGTCGACGGCATTCTCGAGAACACCAACTTCTTTGTCCAGGTCACGAGCGCCCGAT CTCACCCAGCCATATTGAAGACTATCAGCTTGCAGTCACTGGGCCTCAGGATAAGCGAAAGCAAGAAGCTAGGGCTCAACAAGGAGCGCCAGAAGAAGTACTACGAAGCCATCAGGTCCAATGTACAGAGCCAGCTGACGGCACTGCTCAACGGAAGCTTTCGAGATGCGTTTAACAGGGCCATAAGCACCATGACACTACCGTTCTTTTAA